From Canis lupus baileyi chromosome X, mCanLup2.hap1, whole genome shotgun sequence:
GGTTGTCTCATGcgacttcaacagtgacacccactcttccaccttcaaTGCCGGGGCTGGCATTTCCCTCAATGACCACTTCGTCAAGCTCattcatttcctggtatgacaatgaattcagCTACAGCAATCGGGTGGTGGGCCTCATGGTCCAAGGCCTCCTGGACCATCAGCCCtagcaagaacaagaggaagagagaggccctcagctgctggggagtccctgccccgACTTAATCCCCCAACAtactgagaatctcctgacctccaatttacatccaGAACCCCTGAGGAAAGGaaggggcttggggagccctaccttgtcatgtaccatcaataaagtataacGTATccagccctccccccaaaaaagaaactaGTCAAAGCCTGTTTTATGTATCTagacctttattatttttttcaaaattttatttattttaaattttatttatttgagagagagagagagtgagagagaaagcacaagcagggggaggtagagggacaagcagactccctgccaagcagagagcctgacaaggggcttgatcccagaatccttggatcatgacctaagccgaaggcagatgcttaatcaactgagccacccaaatgccccaaaattttatttaatttatagttagttaacatatagtgtaatactggtttcaggagtagaccTTTATATTTATAGAAGAGACAGCATAACTACATGTAAAAATTTTTGCCAGTGTAGAACTGGGTCACAACTGAGGGAATCCTTTCAACTTGGATCAGGAACTACAGGTCAGGTTCCTGGTTTACCTTGTTGTATTTCCCAAATTGTAAGGAGGTGGAGGAAACAAATCATTCCTATTCTCAACAAGTCTTCTAAGCCTAAATCTACATACTGATGGTGCTGCTAAGGCTTGGGAGGAAGGAGCCCTGGTGCTCTTTGGCTTCTCATTCCTTTGATCAGAGAGCTGGTTGGAGTCAGGGGACAAAAAAAGACTTGTGGATTCACAAGACTCcgatttcttctccttttttaaaaagattttatttatgagagatacagggagagagaggcagagacataggcagagggagaagcaggctccatgcaggaagcccgatacgggacccgatcccgggactccaggatcataccctgggccgaaggcagaagcccaaccgctgagccacccaggcatcccaagactctGATTTCTAAAGTGGGGGATATATAGCTCCTGTTATATGATTGTCAGCTCCTGGGTCTCAGGAAGGCCATATTGAACTTTGTGCTGGTCAAACAGCTTGCGCAGGGCACTGATGTAGAGTGCATGGTACTTGTCCACTGTCTTCTTGTTTGGCCTCTTAATCTTGGGGATTGGCAGGGGCTCCCCAACTATGGGACAGGAGAAGAGATAAGCATCAGAGCCTCCCCTCCCCAACTCAAATTACCCATCCTTCAGAGGGAGCCACATACTCAATCAAACTCAGTATCTGTgtcccctccctttcctttttttccctgctGCTCTAGCTCCTTTCCATCCCACATTCTCCAAATACCTTATCTCATGCATGCTGATGAGAATGAGAAGAAGGCTCAGAAGAATGATGAAGGAATGTTTGTGAATAAAAATGGTTTCATGGGAGCTATTAAATGGCCACAATTCTTACTGTTTAGTTGTCCTGCCCACCCTGCCCTCAGCCAATCCTACTGGAATTCCCATTGCCCATCCCAGCTGTTTGCTAGGCCTCCTGGACTGATGGATGACCTGGGTGAGGTGAATCAACAACGAGGGTGGTCCAAAGGTATTGGAAAGCTCACCAACAGTGGTAATGGGCCGATTGAAAGGAAGGAAGCCCCAGGAGTCTCGAGTGAGGCCCCGACCATGGAAGGTACAGAAATTTAATCCCAGGATTTTTTTGAATGTGGCCTGGAAGGTTTTTTGGAAGAACCTTATCCATGTGCCTTCAGGGAAGGTCTCTTGATTGTGAACCTCATTCTCTCCAAAGGAATAAGAAGGGACAAGGTATGCTCTGCAAAGAAAGGAGAAGTATTAACTCTTCCAGGGAGCTCCCCCCCAGCAAAATCCTCTCCAAGGTGTGAAACCTTTCCAATCTGCCTATTATAGGACAAGAACCCAAGTACCCAAACATCTTCAGCTTTTGTTTCATTCTTGCCATGCCCCACCCTTTTAACTGAACcctttggggggcggggggggggaagggggagctgCTGTACCTTGTCTTATGATAGAAAGAAACTAATCTTAGGCAATCTAACTGCCGTCATTACACCCAGCATCCAGAGTGATCTTCCTTAACTGCATATCTGGACCTGTCATTCCTCTCTTTAAAGCTCTTCCAGAGATCCTCACTTTATATCATGCTGCTTGCCATGGCTTTTGTGCTCTAGCTTTTGTGCTAgcttctcctctccccactcctttcTTGCAATCTGCTTAGCCATACTAAGTGTGCCAAGTTGTTTCTTGTCTATGATTCTTTGTACATTCTGCTCCCTCTGCCAGAAATGCCTTccttctgtcttcacatggctaaTTCTATTTTGCCCTTCAATGCTTAGCTCCAATTTCAATCTCTTGAAGAAAACTTTTTTGACTACCTCCAATTCCCTCCCCCACAATGTGAATTAGGTACTCTTTATCTAGTGCTCATCTTTCTCCGCACTAACACTATTCTAATTCAGTTATTACAGTCATCCCCTTACCTATCTGACTTCCTAGTTGCCTGTCAAGCTGATCAAAGGTGGGAAATCTGTCATTCATCTTTGGATCTTTAGGGCCTCACATAGTGCCTGATACGTTGTAGGTTTCCTGAGTCCTTTCTCCCTTTTGGTCTGGCTGGCAACTCCTACTAATATTTTAGCTCATAATTCAAATGTCACTCACTCATGAAACTTCTACTTGGAGTGAAAGTTTTCCCATCAGTTGTTGTTCCCATAGCACTTTGTACATAACTCTATTATAGCACATTatacattcaacaaatgtttattgagctctTTCTGTGTGTCAGCACTGTATAAAGCCCTAGCCCTGTTCACTGTCACACATCCGtgaacaaaatagatttttaaaataccttgcATTTTTTCTTGGGGGAAGACAGTaaataataacaaacaaaacagatatataaataaaatcaatgatatataaaaagatgatGAATACAACAGGGAAAAAATAGAGCAAGATGGTCAGGATAGAACTTCCTGAGAAGAAACATTTGAGCAAATACCTGGAGTAAGTAAGGGAATGACCCAAACAGTTATTTGGAGGAatagtgttccaggcagagggaacagctagAGCACCCTAAGGCAGGAGCATGTGGCTTGTTTGAGGGACAGCAAGATCACTGTAGCCCTAATAGAATGAGTAAGGGGGAGAGCAGTGGGTGATGAGGGGTTGCTAAGGACTAGATTATTCAGGGTTTTGCAGGCCCTTGTAAAGACTTTGGATTTTGCTCAGAGTGAAATTGGAGCCATTGGAGCATTTGGAGTAGTGACACAATCTCACATTTAATGAAGTCATCCTGGCTACAGTTGAGAGTAGACTCTTGGatgtgggggaggcagggaaagaAGCAGGCAGAGCGTTAGGAGACTGTAATAATGAGGGGAGAGATTATGCTAATTTAAACCAGGGGGTTTACAGCTGAGATGTAAGTCGTTGGCTTCTGgatatattttgtaattatatgTGTGCATATCTATTGTTCCCATGGGACTGTCAGTTTCTTAAAGGCAAGGAtcaggtttcatttatttttatatcctcaATGCCTAGTActatgcctgacacacagtagttGTTCACTAACTGCTGAACAAATGCATTCTATTTATCAAACCAGATTATATGCTGTTTGGAGGCAATaaccatgtcttatttatttttgcaatcctcccagcccccagcccaatGCCTTCCTTGTCCTGGGTAGGTTCTCTGGACCTCTCAGTTAGTGAGTTGAAAGCAAAGCTCCACTTCCCCTGACCCCTAGCCTACTAGACTAATGGGCAGAAGATAAAAGTCTTTTCCCATTGTTCTTTCTCcaacttcaaataaaaaaaatgcctaCAAATGTTATCTGGAGGCCCAAACACCATTAAGACGGggcaaaggagcagagggaagcaaTCAGAGTAAAGAGAGAGCCCCCTCTAACAGGTTTCCAAAGGAGGGAGCCATTCTGGAGAGGTGCTACAGAGTACCTATGGCACTCTGACAATAGGGCACCAGAACCTGGGGACCCACCCTGTCTTCAGTGCCAACTTCACAAAACCTTTACGTTCTTTAAGGTAGATGGTAGAGACTCCCGGTCGGCACAAGAGGGCTTCAGCAGCTCCACCCACCACAATAACCACAGCATTGCCTGAGTCTTTCTGGGTCAGCAAATACTTCAAGGCCAAGCCACTCACTGGGCACACACCTGTGAAACCAAAGAGTCAAGTGGCATAACAAACTTGGTGCCTGAGATTTGGGAAAGGGGTTCCTCTGGGCTCTTCATGCTGAAGAGAGTTCTGTTTCCTGACTATTGTTTCCACTCTTCTGTCTTTGACCTCCACATCCTGGGTTAGCCCTAGCCTGAGGTTGGTCCTTAGGGTCAGCTGCTTGTCTTGTGGGGAATCTGTGATACTACATTGAATTCCTATACCTGCTGCCTCTTAGATCAATACTATCCACTCTCCCCAGTCTTACAGCTCTAGAAACTGTCCAGAGTTCTCTCCCTCAAGAGTGATCAGGACTAGCCACTAGCCACCACTAACCTTCTGTTTTACACTTTGGCTTTGATCCTGAACTCgacttctgcttcctcctctgaaaGAATTCTTGGCAACTCTTATAAATGCCTGTAACTTATCCTACTGTCTAACTAAACCCTGCCTCCCAGATCTTAGACAGAACCTGATGCATGGCCACATACTCTTGTTACTGGCTTTATGTGTTCTGGACTCATTTTTTACAAGTCTTCTTCCATCAAGATATGAGATGTGGACTGTCAGTGCTTACTGGGGTTGGAGGTCTGAGGTAGGCCAGAGAATGGGATGATTTCTTATACTCACCCATTGACATCACATAGTCTCGCACAATGGGGATCCAGAAAATCCATTCCAAGGTCCCTATGGAAGGAGTGATGGCTGGAAAAATTTGAGCAAAGCCAGTGGCCTCAGTAGCAAAGTTGATGAACACACCATAAGAAACAATCCCATGGGGGTGATTGGCAATAATATAGTTGTGTTTGGGAGGGAGGTCATGAGTCTTCACCAGCTGTTAGAGAGAGATTGAGTCAGAGTGGTGgataggaagaaggaagagaggacatGTGGACCCAGATACCAGCAGATAGCCTGTGTTTCCCTTGGGGAGCCCCAAATCTCTGTTCATTGGGATGTCATCACTGTCAGAGGATTGCCAGGGGTTATGATGCTCAGAGAGTTTGCCACTGTGAAGAAAGGCTGCTATCCATTCATCTCCCCACCTGCCCATCTATCTTATATGCCTACTCTGCATTATGCTTCTGGGACTTGACTTTCACTGCTGGCCACTAAAGCCTTTGAAAACATGGCGCTGAGTGGGGAGGGAAAGTCTGGGCAACAGGACCCAAGAGCACCAAAAGGAAGAGTGGTTACCTTTATtgggaaataattttgaaaatacttcCAGAGGGTCCAATTACGTACCCAAGCTGAACGCCTACCACCTGTGGGtacagaagggaaggaaagagctgATGAGCTACAATCCCTCAAACATCTCTTAGAGGTAGAAGGTTCTTCCTATAGTCCTCAGGTCACAGAGGAAGTCCCCTTTTCACATTTCCGTATCTCTAGAACGTAGTGCTGTAGGCACTGTCCCTGAGTCCAACCCCCAAGAAGATATAGGAGACCCCTGCTTCCCTGGAGCCAGCCAGGAAAGTGATAGGTAAATGTCCCAAAACTGAGGGCACCTGCCCTGAAACCTCTTAATTCTTCCTCAGAAGCCTGGGAGAGATGAGATCTCTTTTCCTTGCTGAGCtttgctctcctctctctgtctccttccctgtaCACCTATTtgcttctttccatctttccagcCCTCCACCTTCCtaactcttttcctttccctttccccttctttccccttcctatcctatctccctcttcttttttttaatttattttttattggtgttcaatttaccaacatacagaataacccccagtgcccgtcacccattcactcccaccccccgccctcctccccttccaccacccctagttcgtttcccagagttaggagtctttacgttctgtctccctttctgatatttcccacacatttcttctcccttcccttatattcc
This genomic window contains:
- the DGAT2L6 gene encoding diacylglycerol O-acyltransferase 2-like protein 6; its protein translation is MAFLFRLDLQECLQTLAVLQWIPVYIFLGAIPVLLIPYFLVFTKLWILSVLTLAWLAYDWNTHSQGGRRSAWVRNWTLWKYFQNYFPIKLVKTHDLPPKHNYIIANHPHGIVSYGVFINFATEATGFAQIFPAITPSIGTLEWIFWIPIVRDYVMSMGVCPVSGLALKYLLTQKDSGNAVVIVVGGAAEALLCRPGVSTIYLKERKGFVKLALKTGAYLVPSYSFGENEVHNQETFPEGTWIRFFQKTFQATFKKILGLNFCTFHGRGLTRDSWGFLPFNRPITTVVGEPLPIPKIKRPNKKTVDKYHALYISALRKLFDQHKVQYGLPETQELTII